A single region of the Arthrobacter sp. zg-Y20 genome encodes:
- a CDS encoding glycoside hydrolase family 3 C-terminal domain-containing protein, whose protein sequence is MKKSPALMTQALAARLRRHSSSGHRRPDHTQTLKILAVAVCSAALVVPSGAAGAANGQQAAAGSGQANGNYWDEDQSATDRANALLSQMSLEEKVDMLHGELNNEYGFYNAPIERLGIPALTMTDGRTGVRQANTNFNNGESTLLPSAISVAASWDRNVSARHSQVATDETFRNGLNILLSPSINIARVPQNGRNFESYGEDPLLQGIMGSAYSETTQNYGGVMSNQQDWAVYTQETNRLEGLNNVLSERALQEIYTRPFAIAVEGSHPGSVMCGFNKVNGEYSCDSDYLLNQILKTQLEFEGWVLTDYAAETTTLGINNGLDQQQPGNFDPVAGEAGTCLFCQPLIDAVNNGEVSIDRINDAVLRILRSMFGLGLFDRSYEGQPLPVEAHNAESADIAEEGMVLLKNDDELLPLDAGALDSIAVVGTDADVVVQGGGSSHIANPTEETSALEGIQDRLADTGADVNFVPGTDPVTSTAYLPGAQPIPSSFLTPTGGAAGTGLTAQYFLNQDFSGTPYLDRVEPYAGLNAGFFVYTNFNASSPHFPTQPQELDTNMSARWTGTLTAPVTGTYELQVVTNGRTTLTVDGNQVINETDFFTPSAEAENQTISVPLDFTAGSTHTVELSYAFDTGSQWNGNGPQVKLGWVPPAGVVLPQAEAAAEQAAAADAAVVMVRDFSSEAGDLPDLALPNYQADLIRAVGAANPNTVVVMTTGGAMEVVDWQDAVDGLVQAWYPGQNQGTAIASLLFGDTNPSGRLPITIPVSDELTPTATTAQFPGNGLDAEFTEGIFEGYRGYQEFGLPTAYPFGYGLSYTDFDYSDLRITCGAFKPGKAKGLTDQLFGDDTSVSEDAAMAQDGIAVDPEVSAPEDAKAGPTAGSASTASPSPSPTETSTPTPSPTKSHGRDRCKGKPLEVSVRLTNVGERIGSEVVQAYAGRLPAPVATAQRSLAGWEKVTLAPGQSQRVRLPLDIQSFSYWDENTDQWVTPAGNVPVYVGSSVEDTPLATVVRIHERD, encoded by the coding sequence GTGAAAAAGTCACCCGCACTAATGACCCAGGCCCTGGCCGCGCGCTTGAGGCGGCATTCCTCCAGCGGCCATCGCCGCCCCGATCATACGCAGACCCTGAAAATCCTCGCTGTGGCCGTCTGCTCAGCTGCACTGGTGGTCCCTTCCGGAGCTGCCGGCGCCGCGAACGGACAGCAGGCCGCTGCAGGCAGCGGCCAGGCCAACGGAAACTACTGGGACGAGGACCAGTCCGCGACGGACCGGGCCAACGCCCTACTTTCCCAAATGTCGCTGGAAGAAAAAGTCGACATGCTGCACGGCGAGCTGAACAACGAATACGGGTTCTACAACGCGCCCATCGAACGGCTGGGCATTCCCGCCCTGACCATGACCGACGGCCGCACCGGCGTGCGGCAGGCCAACACCAACTTCAACAACGGCGAGTCCACCCTGCTGCCCTCCGCCATTTCCGTTGCGGCCTCATGGGACCGCAACGTCTCGGCGCGGCATTCACAGGTCGCCACGGACGAGACCTTCCGGAACGGCCTGAACATCCTGCTCTCACCGTCCATCAACATTGCCCGGGTTCCCCAGAACGGCCGGAATTTCGAGTCCTACGGCGAAGACCCGCTGCTGCAGGGCATCATGGGTTCAGCCTATTCCGAAACCACGCAGAACTACGGCGGGGTGATGTCGAACCAGCAGGACTGGGCTGTGTACACACAGGAGACGAACCGCCTGGAGGGCCTGAACAACGTCCTCAGCGAACGGGCGTTGCAGGAAATCTACACCCGGCCCTTCGCCATTGCCGTTGAAGGATCCCATCCCGGGTCCGTTATGTGCGGCTTCAACAAGGTCAACGGCGAATACTCCTGTGACAGCGACTACCTGCTCAACCAGATCCTCAAGACCCAGCTGGAGTTCGAGGGGTGGGTACTGACGGACTACGCTGCCGAAACCACCACACTGGGCATCAACAACGGACTGGACCAGCAGCAGCCGGGCAACTTCGACCCGGTGGCGGGTGAGGCCGGCACGTGCCTGTTCTGCCAGCCGCTGATCGATGCCGTCAACAACGGTGAGGTATCCATTGACCGGATCAACGATGCGGTGCTGCGCATCCTCCGGTCCATGTTTGGACTCGGCCTCTTCGACCGCAGCTACGAAGGACAACCGCTGCCGGTCGAAGCGCACAACGCGGAATCGGCAGACATTGCCGAAGAAGGCATGGTCCTGTTGAAGAATGACGACGAGCTTCTGCCACTGGACGCGGGGGCCCTGGATTCGATTGCCGTGGTCGGCACCGATGCGGACGTGGTGGTCCAGGGCGGAGGCAGCTCGCATATCGCCAACCCCACCGAAGAGACCTCCGCACTGGAAGGCATCCAAGACCGCCTTGCAGATACCGGTGCGGACGTGAACTTTGTCCCCGGCACCGATCCGGTCACCTCCACGGCATACCTGCCCGGCGCCCAGCCCATCCCGTCATCGTTCCTCACCCCAACGGGCGGGGCGGCGGGAACCGGACTGACCGCGCAGTACTTCCTGAACCAGGACTTCTCCGGCACACCGTACCTGGACCGGGTGGAGCCCTATGCCGGGTTGAACGCAGGCTTCTTTGTCTACACCAACTTCAACGCCTCCTCACCGCACTTCCCTACCCAGCCGCAGGAACTGGACACCAATATGTCGGCCCGCTGGACCGGCACGCTGACAGCGCCGGTGACCGGGACCTACGAGCTGCAGGTAGTCACCAACGGACGGACCACCCTCACCGTTGACGGCAACCAGGTCATCAATGAAACCGACTTCTTCACCCCCTCCGCAGAAGCCGAGAACCAGACCATCTCCGTACCGCTGGACTTCACCGCCGGCTCCACCCACACCGTGGAGTTGTCCTACGCCTTTGACACCGGCTCCCAGTGGAACGGCAACGGACCGCAGGTCAAGCTCGGTTGGGTTCCGCCGGCCGGTGTAGTCCTGCCGCAGGCGGAAGCCGCCGCCGAGCAGGCCGCGGCTGCCGATGCCGCCGTCGTTATGGTCCGTGACTTTTCGTCCGAGGCCGGCGACCTGCCGGATCTGGCGCTGCCGAATTACCAGGCAGACCTCATCCGTGCGGTGGGAGCCGCCAACCCCAACACCGTGGTCGTCATGACCACCGGCGGTGCCATGGAGGTAGTGGACTGGCAGGACGCGGTGGATGGGCTGGTCCAGGCCTGGTACCCCGGGCAGAACCAGGGCACCGCCATCGCGAGCCTGCTGTTCGGTGATACCAATCCCTCCGGCCGGCTGCCGATCACCATTCCGGTCAGTGACGAGCTGACGCCAACCGCCACCACGGCGCAGTTCCCCGGCAACGGACTGGACGCCGAGTTCACAGAGGGCATTTTCGAGGGCTACCGCGGTTACCAGGAGTTCGGCCTGCCCACGGCCTACCCGTTCGGGTACGGCCTGAGCTACACCGACTTCGACTATTCGGACCTGCGGATCACGTGTGGCGCGTTCAAGCCCGGCAAGGCCAAGGGCCTGACGGACCAGCTCTTCGGGGACGACACCAGCGTCTCCGAGGATGCAGCCATGGCGCAGGACGGCATCGCGGTTGACCCCGAGGTGTCCGCCCCGGAGGATGCCAAGGCGGGTCCGACCGCCGGGTCCGCCTCGACGGCCAGCCCGTCGCCGTCACCTACCGAGACGTCCACCCCAACGCCGAGCCCGACCAAGAGCCATGGCAGGGACCGGTGCAAGGGCAAGCCGCTGGAAGTTTCAGTGCGCCTGACCAATGTGGGCGAGCGGATCGGCAGCGAAGTGGTCCAGGCCTACGCGGGCCGGCTGCCGGCACCGGTAGCCACCGCCCAACGGTCGCTGGCCGGATGGGAGAAGGTAACCCTCGCCCCGGGGCAGAGCCAGCGGGTACGACTGCCCCTGGACATCCAGTCCTTCTCGTACTGGGACGAGAACACCGATCAGTGGGTGACGCCGGCCGGCAACGTGCCGGTGTACGTCGGATCGTCCGTTGAGGACACACCGCTGGCCACAGTCGTGCGGATCCACGAGCGCGACTGA
- the rpsO gene encoding 30S ribosomal protein S15: MALDPAVKQEIIREFARAEGDTGSPEVQVAVLSRRILDLTEHLKTHKHDHHTRRGLMALVGRRRRMLTYLRETDIARYRALIERLGLRR, from the coding sequence TTGGCACTCGATCCCGCCGTCAAGCAGGAGATCATCCGGGAATTCGCTCGGGCTGAAGGGGACACCGGTTCCCCCGAGGTTCAGGTTGCTGTGCTTTCGCGCCGCATCCTCGACCTGACCGAGCACCTGAAGACCCACAAGCACGACCACCACACCCGCCGCGGCCTGATGGCCCTGGTTGGTCGCCGTCGTCGTATGCTTACCTACCTGCGCGAGACCGACATCGCCCGCTACCGTGCGCTCATCGAGCGCCTCGGCCTGCGTCGATAG
- a CDS encoding DUF4345 domain-containing protein has protein sequence MSNTAPAPGEGNRRAGSDIPGTRPPQAAGAQAPGTGDGRRVPEQAVPGSGAKPRRGSKGSGAPKPRKAPKAYKASDDWAVFRAVVIGVGILVAGFGLYNLITGTAGLPDGSGGEVNATLESQYRFFSAMMVGVGAAFVAIAVKFQWANMLWLVCLMVFLGGIGRVVSWAFSGTPHFTFIVLMIVELAFPPALLVWHRFIAKTSELRQEYSQQGGAGGGAADPGIAGGAR, from the coding sequence ATGAGCAACACCGCACCAGCACCGGGCGAGGGGAACCGCCGCGCCGGATCCGACATACCCGGAACCCGGCCGCCGCAGGCAGCAGGGGCGCAGGCCCCCGGAACCGGCGACGGGCGGCGTGTGCCGGAGCAGGCGGTCCCGGGCAGCGGTGCCAAGCCGCGCCGCGGGTCAAAGGGCTCCGGGGCGCCGAAGCCGCGCAAGGCCCCCAAAGCGTATAAGGCCAGCGATGACTGGGCAGTCTTCCGGGCCGTGGTGATTGGCGTGGGCATCCTGGTGGCCGGCTTCGGCCTGTACAACCTCATCACCGGCACCGCCGGCCTGCCGGACGGAAGCGGGGGAGAGGTCAACGCCACCCTGGAGAGCCAGTACCGCTTCTTCTCCGCCATGATGGTGGGCGTTGGAGCCGCGTTCGTGGCCATAGCCGTGAAGTTCCAGTGGGCGAACATGCTGTGGCTGGTCTGCCTGATGGTCTTCCTCGGCGGCATTGGCAGGGTGGTGTCCTGGGCCTTTTCCGGCACGCCGCACTTCACCTTTATTGTGCTGATGATCGTGGAGCTGGCCTTCCCGCCGGCGCTGCTGGTCTGGCACCGGTTCATTGCCAAGACCAGTGAACTGCGGCAGGAGTACAGCCAGCAGGGCGGGGCCGGCGGAGGCGCCGCGGACCCCGGTATTGCGGGCGGTGCCCGGTGA
- a CDS encoding polyribonucleotide nucleotidyltransferase has translation MEGPEIQFSEAVIDNGKYGTRVIRFETGRLAQQAAGAAMVYIDEDTALLSATSAGKSPREGFDFFPLTVDVEERMYAAGRIPGSFFRREGRPSTEAILACRLMDRPLRPAFVKGLRNEVQIVVTVLAINPDVLYDVVAINASSMSTQLSGLPFSGPIGGVRVALVDGQWVAFPKHSELERAVFSMVVAGRIAGDDVAIMMVEAEATDNAWNLIKDEGATAPTEEVVAEGLEAAKPFIKVLCDAQSDLAARAAKPTVEFPIFLDYQDDVYEAVEAAAAEKLAKVFSIADKQERDAASDELKNEIKASLAEKFEGREGEISAAFRSVTKQVVRQRILKEQVRIDGRGLTDIRQLTAEVEVLPRVHGSAIFERGETQILGVTTLNMLKMEQQIDSLSPVTRKRYMHNYNFPPYSTGETGRVGSPKRREIGHGALAERALVPVLPSREEFPYAIRQVSEALSSNGSTSMGSVCASTLSMLNAGVPLRAPVAGIAMGLVSDQVDGETRYAALTDILGAEDAFGDMDFKVAGTSEFVTAIQLDTKLDGIPASVLAAALKQAREARLHILDVMQAAIDAPDELSEFAPRIISVKIPVDKIGEVIGPKGKMINQIQEDTGAVISIEDDGTVLIGATDGGSAEAARAAINAIANPMVPEIGERYLGTVVKTTTFGAFVSLTPGKDGLLHISELRKLAGGKRVDNVDDVVSVGQKVQVEITKIDDRGKLSLSPVVAEDAEGDEAAETESAE, from the coding sequence ATGGAGGGTCCCGAAATTCAGTTCTCAGAAGCCGTCATTGACAACGGCAAATACGGCACGCGCGTTATCCGGTTCGAAACCGGACGCCTTGCCCAGCAGGCAGCCGGCGCCGCAATGGTCTACATCGACGAAGACACCGCCCTGCTCTCGGCCACGTCCGCCGGCAAGTCCCCGCGTGAAGGTTTCGATTTCTTCCCGCTGACCGTGGACGTCGAGGAGCGTATGTACGCTGCCGGCCGCATCCCGGGCTCGTTCTTCCGCCGCGAAGGCCGCCCGTCCACCGAAGCCATCCTGGCCTGCCGCCTGATGGACCGCCCGCTGCGCCCCGCCTTTGTGAAGGGCCTGCGCAACGAGGTCCAGATTGTGGTCACCGTGCTGGCGATCAACCCCGACGTGCTTTACGACGTGGTTGCCATCAACGCTTCCTCCATGTCCACCCAGCTGAGCGGCCTGCCGTTCTCCGGCCCGATCGGCGGCGTCCGCGTTGCCCTGGTCGACGGCCAGTGGGTTGCCTTCCCCAAGCACTCCGAGCTGGAGCGCGCCGTGTTCTCCATGGTGGTTGCCGGCCGCATTGCCGGTGACGACGTCGCCATCATGATGGTCGAGGCCGAAGCCACCGACAACGCCTGGAACCTCATCAAGGACGAGGGCGCTACCGCCCCGACCGAAGAGGTTGTTGCAGAAGGCCTTGAGGCTGCAAAGCCGTTCATCAAGGTTCTGTGCGACGCCCAGTCGGACCTGGCCGCACGCGCTGCCAAGCCCACCGTCGAGTTCCCGATCTTCCTGGACTACCAGGACGACGTGTACGAGGCCGTTGAAGCTGCAGCTGCCGAGAAGCTGGCCAAGGTCTTCTCCATCGCCGACAAGCAGGAGCGCGACGCTGCTTCCGACGAGCTGAAGAACGAAATCAAGGCTTCCCTTGCCGAGAAGTTCGAAGGCCGCGAAGGAGAAATCTCCGCAGCTTTCCGCTCCGTCACCAAGCAGGTTGTGCGCCAGCGCATCCTCAAGGAGCAGGTCCGCATCGACGGCCGCGGCCTGACGGACATCCGCCAGCTCACCGCCGAGGTCGAGGTCCTGCCCCGCGTGCACGGTTCGGCCATCTTCGAGCGCGGCGAAACCCAGATCCTGGGCGTCACCACGCTGAACATGCTGAAGATGGAACAGCAGATCGATTCGCTGTCGCCGGTAACGCGCAAGCGCTACATGCACAACTACAACTTCCCGCCGTACTCCACCGGTGAGACCGGCCGCGTGGGCTCGCCCAAGCGACGCGAAATCGGCCACGGCGCCCTCGCCGAGCGCGCACTGGTTCCGGTGCTGCCCTCGCGTGAAGAGTTCCCGTACGCCATCCGCCAGGTATCCGAGGCGCTCAGCTCCAACGGCTCCACCTCCATGGGCTCGGTCTGCGCTTCCACGCTGTCCATGCTCAACGCCGGCGTACCGCTGCGCGCACCGGTTGCCGGCATCGCCATGGGCCTGGTCTCCGACCAGGTTGACGGCGAAACCCGCTACGCAGCCCTGACCGATATCCTCGGCGCCGAAGATGCCTTCGGTGACATGGACTTCAAGGTTGCCGGTACCTCCGAGTTCGTCACGGCCATCCAGCTGGACACCAAGCTCGACGGTATCCCCGCCTCCGTGCTGGCAGCAGCGCTGAAGCAGGCCCGCGAAGCTCGCCTGCACATCCTCGACGTGATGCAGGCCGCCATTGACGCACCGGACGAGCTCTCCGAGTTCGCTCCGCGCATCATCTCGGTGAAGATCCCCGTGGATAAGATCGGCGAGGTCATTGGCCCGAAGGGCAAGATGATCAACCAGATCCAGGAGGACACCGGTGCCGTCATCTCCATCGAAGATGACGGCACCGTCCTCATCGGCGCAACCGACGGCGGCTCCGCCGAGGCTGCCCGCGCGGCGATCAACGCGATCGCCAATCCGATGGTTCCGGAAATCGGCGAGCGTTACCTGGGTACGGTCGTCAAGACCACCACCTTCGGTGCCTTCGTCTCCCTGACCCCGGGCAAGGACGGCCTGCTGCACATCTCCGAGCTGCGTAAGCTCGCCGGCGGCAAGCGCGTGGACAACGTCGACGACGTCGTCTCCGTGGGCCAGAAGGTCCAGGTCGAAATCACCAAGATCGATGACCGCGGAAAGCTTTCGCTCTCCCCGGTGGTTGCTGAAGACGCCGAAGGCGACGAAGCAGCAGAAACCGAGTCTGCAGAGTAA
- a CDS encoding pyridoxal phosphate-dependent aminotransferase, giving the protein MAQLSPHVRAVPANQIREITQAAWAKPDSIVLSIGEPGFPTPAHILDAARSTLDRDETGYTPNAGIAPLRQAFARHAEALSGTQVSAERVFVTSGAQQGLHLAMSMLLDAGDEILVPNPGYPTFAMTAELLHAVPVQYPLYPEHSFQPRIEDLEALLGPRTRVLLLNSPSNPLGAVFSPELTKQLVDLARRHDLWIISDECYEAFTFDVPHVSPLAFDGDAGERVITSLTLSKTYGLTGLRIGALVLPSGLEPVLSTVMESIVSCVASPSQYAALAALTGPQDYVSTAAAHYRANRDAACAVLDRKGIGYLEAQGAFYLWADVSFAAGGSVRDWTVRFLAEQGVAVAPGTAFGSIGEGWIRIALCGDRDELLEGVGRLPEPPAAGTT; this is encoded by the coding sequence ATGGCACAGCTCTCACCCCACGTCCGCGCCGTTCCCGCAAACCAGATCCGCGAAATCACCCAGGCCGCGTGGGCGAAACCCGATTCCATTGTCCTAAGCATCGGCGAACCCGGCTTCCCCACTCCGGCGCATATCCTCGACGCGGCGCGGTCCACACTGGACCGTGACGAAACGGGGTACACGCCAAACGCCGGCATCGCTCCCCTGCGGCAGGCTTTTGCCCGGCACGCCGAAGCGCTCAGCGGCACGCAGGTTTCCGCGGAACGCGTGTTTGTCACCTCGGGCGCCCAGCAGGGACTGCACCTGGCGATGAGTATGCTCCTGGACGCGGGGGATGAGATCCTCGTGCCGAATCCCGGCTACCCAACCTTCGCGATGACCGCTGAACTGCTGCACGCGGTTCCCGTGCAGTACCCGCTGTATCCCGAGCACAGCTTCCAGCCGCGGATCGAGGACCTTGAGGCGCTGCTGGGACCGCGGACCCGGGTGCTGCTGCTGAACTCGCCGTCCAATCCGCTGGGCGCGGTGTTCAGTCCCGAGTTGACCAAGCAACTGGTGGATCTTGCCCGGCGGCACGATCTGTGGATCATCTCCGACGAATGCTATGAGGCCTTCACCTTCGACGTTCCGCATGTCAGTCCGCTGGCGTTCGACGGCGACGCCGGGGAACGGGTGATCACCTCCCTCACGCTGTCCAAGACCTACGGCCTGACCGGGCTGCGGATCGGTGCGCTGGTGCTCCCGTCCGGCCTGGAACCAGTGCTGAGCACAGTGATGGAGTCCATTGTTTCCTGCGTGGCTTCACCCTCACAGTACGCGGCGCTGGCCGCGTTGACCGGACCGCAGGATTACGTATCCACCGCTGCCGCCCACTACCGGGCGAACCGGGATGCAGCCTGCGCGGTGCTGGACAGGAAGGGCATCGGGTATCTGGAAGCCCAAGGCGCCTTCTACCTGTGGGCCGATGTGTCCTTCGCGGCCGGGGGCAGCGTGCGGGACTGGACCGTGCGGTTCCTGGCCGAACAGGGTGTGGCCGTGGCGCCGGGGACGGCTTTCGGTTCCATTGGCGAGGGCTGGATCCGGATCGCCCTGTGCGGGGACCGGGATGAGCTGCTCGAAGGGGTCGGCCGGCTGCCGGAGCCGCCGGCAGCAGGAACTACCTAG
- a CDS encoding bifunctional riboflavin kinase/FAD synthetase — MYYWNDLAEIPAGIGPTVITIGNFDGVHLGHQHVLNRLVKAAREQDAAAVAISFDPHPAQVHRPESAPELIMGTVDRVQALADTGLDGLLMMHYDMDLASLTAEEFVRTVLVDALHAKTVVIGHDVRFGRGNAGDLETMRALGAELGFDVEAVDDFGALADGPASGRRCSSTWIREALREGDVRTAARLLGRTHRMRGEVVHGAARGRELGFPTANLAPEASGLIPADGIYAGWLVDEAGARWPAAVSVGSNPTFEGVSRQVEAHVIDRPAEDVHDFNLYGQHVVVEFVERLRGMVAYTGPEALVEQMRLDVERTRNVLSTETAAGR, encoded by the coding sequence GTGTACTACTGGAATGACCTGGCGGAGATACCGGCCGGCATTGGTCCGACAGTAATCACCATCGGCAACTTCGACGGCGTGCATCTGGGCCACCAGCATGTGCTGAACCGCTTGGTCAAGGCGGCCCGGGAACAGGACGCGGCAGCGGTAGCCATTTCCTTTGACCCGCACCCCGCCCAGGTGCACCGTCCCGAAAGCGCCCCGGAACTCATCATGGGTACCGTGGACCGGGTCCAGGCGCTTGCTGACACCGGCCTGGACGGGCTGCTGATGATGCACTATGACATGGACCTCGCGTCCCTGACGGCCGAGGAATTTGTCCGGACCGTCCTCGTGGACGCACTGCACGCCAAGACCGTGGTCATCGGCCACGACGTGCGCTTCGGCCGCGGCAACGCCGGAGACCTGGAGACCATGCGCGCCCTCGGTGCCGAACTGGGGTTCGACGTCGAAGCGGTGGACGACTTCGGTGCCCTGGCGGACGGTCCGGCCTCAGGGCGGCGCTGTTCCTCTACCTGGATTCGTGAGGCGCTGCGGGAAGGCGATGTCCGCACAGCTGCCCGCCTTCTCGGCCGCACCCACCGGATGCGCGGGGAAGTGGTGCACGGCGCCGCCCGCGGCCGCGAACTCGGGTTCCCCACTGCCAACCTGGCACCGGAAGCTTCCGGCCTCATCCCAGCCGACGGTATTTACGCCGGGTGGCTCGTGGACGAGGCCGGTGCCCGCTGGCCGGCCGCGGTGTCCGTCGGGTCCAATCCGACCTTCGAGGGGGTTAGCCGCCAGGTTGAAGCGCACGTCATCGACCGCCCGGCTGAGGACGTGCACGATTTCAACCTGTACGGCCAGCACGTGGTGGTGGAGTTCGTGGAGCGGCTGCGCGGCATGGTCGCCTACACCGGGCCCGAAGCGCTGGTGGAGCAGATGCGCCTCGACGTCGAACGCACCAGAAATGTGCTTTCGACAGAAACCGCCGCGGGCAGGTAA
- a CDS encoding ScyD/ScyE family protein produces the protein MKSSSSAAAVLAAAALLALGASPAAAGGYGPRPPQPPDPPAAGEVTTVAENLLSPLSFAVSRGGAIDVAQSFAGVLTRIAPDGSTKTLDAVGGGYGSAGVSRIHGRTYYTMGIGADTEDPAQNISLLKSVDRDGNVETLANIASHEYAENPDAVNTYGFEGLDAACAAQLPPEVRTARPGRTDSNPYATVPTRDGIVVSDSGMNALVLVDWDGDISTLAVLPAIPVTITAPMAEANGLPECTVGLTYNTEPVPTDVERGPDGMLYVASLPGAPEGFPTGSVFRVDPRSGEMEVVATGFSGATGLAVAPDGDIYVAELFANRISVIPAGSDTPEPFYEVNQPGALELRGSTLYASVDVLPPGGPQEPGEPPAEPPVPEAPPAGRIIGVEVVHAGCGGADGHGGNSGSGLPYSTQDEED, from the coding sequence GTGAAATCGTCATCATCAGCTGCCGCTGTCCTGGCAGCTGCCGCGCTGCTGGCCCTGGGCGCCTCGCCGGCCGCGGCCGGCGGCTACGGGCCCCGCCCGCCGCAGCCACCCGATCCGCCCGCCGCGGGCGAAGTCACCACCGTGGCAGAAAACCTGCTCTCGCCGCTCAGCTTCGCCGTGAGCCGCGGCGGAGCCATAGACGTAGCCCAGTCTTTTGCCGGGGTGCTTACCCGGATAGCTCCGGATGGCAGCACGAAAACCCTGGACGCCGTCGGAGGCGGCTACGGTTCCGCAGGTGTATCCCGCATCCACGGCCGGACCTACTACACCATGGGCATCGGCGCCGACACCGAAGACCCGGCGCAGAACATCAGCCTGCTGAAGTCGGTGGACCGGGACGGCAATGTGGAGACCCTTGCCAACATCGCCTCACACGAATACGCCGAAAACCCTGACGCCGTAAACACCTACGGCTTCGAAGGCCTGGATGCAGCCTGCGCGGCCCAGCTGCCCCCGGAGGTCCGCACAGCCCGCCCCGGCCGCACGGACTCGAACCCGTATGCCACGGTTCCCACCCGGGACGGCATAGTGGTTTCGGACTCAGGCATGAATGCCCTCGTGCTGGTGGACTGGGACGGGGACATCTCCACCCTGGCCGTGCTGCCGGCGATCCCCGTAACCATCACCGCACCCATGGCGGAGGCCAACGGGCTGCCGGAGTGCACTGTGGGACTCACCTACAACACGGAGCCGGTGCCCACCGATGTGGAGCGCGGCCCGGACGGGATGCTTTATGTCGCCTCCCTGCCCGGGGCGCCTGAGGGCTTCCCGACCGGGTCAGTGTTCCGGGTGGACCCCCGGTCCGGCGAAATGGAAGTGGTGGCCACCGGCTTCAGCGGAGCCACCGGACTCGCGGTTGCTCCGGACGGGGACATTTACGTGGCCGAGCTGTTCGCCAACCGCATTTCGGTCATCCCGGCCGGGAGCGATACGCCCGAACCATTCTACGAAGTGAACCAGCCCGGCGCCCTGGAACTGCGAGGCTCAACGCTCTATGCCTCAGTGGACGTACTTCCCCCCGGAGGCCCGCAGGAACCGGGTGAGCCACCCGCCGAGCCGCCCGTACCCGAGGCGCCTCCGGCCGGCCGGATCATCGGCGTCGAGGTGGTGCATGCCGGCTGCGGCGGCGCAGACGGTCACGGCGGAAACAGCGGCAGCGGGCTCCCATACAGCACACAGGACGAGGAGGACTAA
- the truB gene encoding tRNA pseudouridine(55) synthase TruB, producing the protein MNSGQVRSGLIIVDKPQGWTSHDVVGRLRRLAGTRKVGHAGTLDPMATGVLVVGINKATRLLTYIVGTTKTYEATIRLGQSTLTDDAEGEVTAETIAAAVTDEEIRAAVQALTGDIQQVPSSVSAIKVNGERSYAKVRAGGEVNLPARPVTVSRFEIHDIRRENGGKLRDVDVTVDCSSGTYIRALARDLGTALGVGGHLTSLRRTCVGPFGIDDASTLEELAGDLRVLELDDAAAQLFPVRNLSAAEAEDLSHGRRITATGNPEPGPVAAMDPEGHVVGLLEDKGTAAKALLVFAPGNEKA; encoded by the coding sequence GTGAATTCAGGGCAGGTCCGTTCAGGACTGATTATTGTGGACAAACCGCAGGGATGGACGAGCCACGACGTGGTCGGCCGCCTCCGGCGGCTGGCTGGCACCCGGAAGGTGGGGCACGCGGGCACCCTGGATCCCATGGCTACAGGCGTGCTGGTGGTCGGCATCAACAAGGCCACCCGCCTGCTGACCTACATTGTGGGTACCACCAAGACGTACGAGGCCACCATCCGGCTGGGCCAGTCGACCCTGACGGACGACGCCGAGGGCGAGGTCACTGCCGAAACGATTGCCGCCGCAGTGACCGATGAAGAAATCCGTGCCGCCGTGCAGGCCCTCACCGGAGACATCCAGCAGGTCCCCAGCAGCGTCAGCGCCATCAAGGTCAACGGGGAACGCTCCTATGCCAAGGTCCGCGCGGGCGGCGAAGTGAACCTGCCGGCCCGCCCCGTAACGGTGTCCCGCTTCGAAATCCACGACATACGGCGGGAGAACGGCGGCAAGCTGCGCGACGTCGACGTCACCGTGGACTGCTCCTCCGGCACCTACATCCGCGCCCTGGCCCGCGACCTCGGTACCGCGCTGGGCGTGGGCGGGCACCTGACGTCCCTGCGCCGCACCTGCGTGGGGCCCTTCGGCATCGACGACGCGTCCACTCTGGAGGAGCTGGCCGGTGACCTGCGCGTCCTGGAGTTGGACGACGCCGCCGCGCAGCTCTTCCCGGTCCGTAACCTCTCCGCGGCCGAAGCGGAGGACCTGTCCCACGGCCGCAGGATCACCGCCACTGGTAACCCGGAGCCGGGGCCGGTGGCTGCCATGGACCCCGAGGGCCACGTGGTGGGCCTGCTCGAGGACAAGGGCACCGCGGCCAAGGCGCTGCTGGTCTTCGCGCCCGGAAACGAGAAAGCGTAA